In the Hordeum vulgare subsp. vulgare chromosome 7H, MorexV3_pseudomolecules_assembly, whole genome shotgun sequence genome, one interval contains:
- the LOC123408311 gene encoding uncharacterized protein LOC123408311, producing MADAGAARRAMQFRMPRRRRADAGATASGGGGRRKRMAVARLGGDGGGPSESRRRLFGALRRVRVRWLAALYRRTLRRLRASYARALRELVEGRALLGALNAPAGVECSRAASFGPVATVGF from the coding sequence ATGGCGGACGCgggggcggcgaggagggccATGCAGTTCCGCATGCCGAGGCGCCGGAGGGCGGACGCGGGGGCGACGGCGAGCGGGggcggcgggaggaggaagagaatggCGGTGGCGAGGCTGGGCGGCGATGGAGGCGGGCCGTCTGAGAGCCGGCGGAGGCTCTTCGGGGCGCTGCGGCGGGTGCGGGTGCGGTGGCTGGCGGCGCTGTACCGGCGGACGCTGCGGCGGCTGCGCGCGAGCTACGCCAGGGCGCTCCGCGAGCTCGTCGAGGGCAGGGCGCTCCTGGGCGCCCTCAACGCGCCCGCCGGCGTCGAGTGCTCCCGCGCCGCGTCGTTCGGGCCGGTGGCCACCGTGGGGTTCTGA